CCTGGGTGGCGATTCGCGTGGCGATCGCGTGCGATTCTTCGTGACTGTTGGTATACGTCAGCAAGCGGACCGGTTGGCCTGCGGGGCGTTCGGTAAAAAGCGACTTCTTCTTCCGGCGTTTGTTGTGTTCGATCAAGTGATCGGCGACCGTCAGAATGTTCGGTGTACTACGGAAGTTCTGTTCCAGCCGCACGACTTTGACATGCTCAAAGTCTTTCTCGAATCCGAGGATGTTGTTGAGGTTCGCCCCACGCCAGCCATAGATCGATTGGTCAGGGTCGCCCGTCACACCGAGGTTGGGATATTGCTGCGAGAGCGATCGAACCAACAGATACTGGACCAGGTTCGTGTCCTGGTATTCGTCGACCAGGATATAGCGGAAACGCTCATCGAGGGCCGCGCGAAGTTCGGGATTCTCTTGCAACATCTGGGCGACCAGCATCAGCATGTCGTCGAAGTCGACGGCATTGGCAGCACGGAGTTGCCGTTGATATTCCGGGTAGACGTCGCGCACGATCGAACTGATCGCGTTGGCGGAATTCGCTTCGTACCGCTCGGGCAGAATCATGTTGTTCTTCGCCCAACTGATCGCTTTGGCAATCTTCTCTGGCGTGGCGTGCGAAGTCGAAATCTCTTCCTTCTGCAGCGATCGTTTCAAGATCTGGATCGAGTCCGAGGTGTCGTAGATCGTGTAGTTTGGTTCGAGCCCGACGAGGTTCGAGTAGGCCCGTAGCAAGCGTGCGCAGAAGCGGTGAAACGTACTGACCCAGACGGTACTGTCCGGATTTAAACGCTCGACCCGCGACCGCATTTCTTCGGCGGCTTTGTTCGTGAACGTGAGCGCGACGATCTGTGATGAATAGACCCCGTTTCGCAGCATATTGGCAATGCGATGCGTCACAACACGGGTCTTACCACTGCCAGGGCCAGCGAGAACGAGAAGGGGCCCGTCGATGTGGGCCACGGCCTCGCGCTGAGGAGCCGTCAGGCCATCAAAAAGGTAATCGGTCATCCATCAACCTGTGAAACGCGATGCTAGCGAGACGCCTTAATTTAGGTTCGCTAGCACCGTTGGCGTAGTTTCCGTAAATTTTTCCGAAACTGGTATTCAATTCTAAAGAAATGAGTATAGTAAACCCCACGGCGAAACGAGACCCTCGGCGCAGACCCTGAAATGAGATTCGGGGGTCGAGGCTTCGCTGACCAACGCAGCTCTAGGGACGAGCAGCGAACACTTCACTTTTACATCTTGCGATAGGGAGGGAACCCATGCCACGTATTCCTCTGAATGCGGCGGACCAACAACACGATGACCTGTTGGCAAAGCTGGAAATGAGTACTGCGGAAATCGGTCTGACCGTCCGTACTACAAATTGCCTTGAGGAAAAGGGCATCTTCACCGTTCGCGATCTGCTTAATTGCACACCCGCCGATCTGTTGAG
The window above is part of the Bremerella sp. JC817 genome. Proteins encoded here:
- a CDS encoding DNA-directed RNA polymerase subunit alpha C-terminal domain-containing protein, producing MPRIPLNAADQQHDDLLAKLEMSTAEIGLTVRTTNCLEEKGIFTVRDLLNCTPADLLSISNFGEKTLDEVYAALEGVGFYRHTRQLARATAAAV